From a region of the Alosa sapidissima isolate fAloSap1 chromosome 9, fAloSap1.pri, whole genome shotgun sequence genome:
- the LOC121718361 gene encoding acylphosphatase-1 isoform X2, with amino-acid sequence MFWRLGQRSPCMLGDYFGFCWVFLVAPVVVILLAMSTNAGDSEDAKYASVDFEIFGNVQGVCFRMYTEDHGKKLGVNGWVKNTRQGTVIGQVQGPPDKVKEISPARDASEQKMCFLIKYLKRQGTLDG; translated from the exons ATGTTCTGGAGGCTGGGACAGCGAAGTCCGTGCATGCTCGGCGACTATTTCGGTTTTTGCTGGGTGTTTCTCGTTGCGCCTGTTGTAGTTATTCTGCTCGCAATGTCCACGAATGCTGGCGATAGTGAGGATGCGAAATATGCATCTGTTGATTTCGAAATATTTGGAAACGTGCAGG GTGTGTGCTTCAGAATG TATACTGAGGACCATGGCAAAAAGCTGGGCGTTAATGGCTGGGTGAAGAATACTCGACAGGGAACGGTGATCGGTCAGGTGCAGGGCCCACCGGACAAGGTCAAAGAGAT CTCACCAGCGCGAGATGCAAGTGAACAGAAAATGTGTTTCcttattaaatatttaaaaagacAGGGCACACTGGATGGatga
- the LOC121718361 gene encoding acylphosphatase-2 isoform X1 has product MFWRLGQRSPCMLGDYFGFCWVFLVAPVVVILLAMSTNAGDSEDAKYASVDFEIFGNVQGVCFRMYTEDHGKKLGVNGWVKNTRQGTVIGQVQGPPDKVKEMKAWLSRVGSPSSRIDRAEFTNEKVISKLEIHGFGTRY; this is encoded by the exons ATGTTCTGGAGGCTGGGACAGCGAAGTCCGTGCATGCTCGGCGACTATTTCGGTTTTTGCTGGGTGTTTCTCGTTGCGCCTGTTGTAGTTATTCTGCTCGCAATGTCCACGAATGCTGGCGATAGTGAGGATGCGAAATATGCATCTGTTGATTTCGAAATATTTGGAAACGTGCAGG GTGTGTGCTTCAGAATG TATACTGAGGACCATGGCAAAAAGCTGGGCGTTAATGGCTGGGTGAAGAATACTCGACAGGGAACGGTGATCGGTCAGGTGCAGGGCCCACCGGACAAGGTCAAAGAGAT GAAGGCGTGGCTGAGCAGAGTGGGCAGTCCCAGCTCCCGCATCGACCGTGCCGAGTTCACCAATGAGAAGGTCATTTCCAAACTGGAGATCCACGGCTTCGGCACCCGTTATTAA
- the LOC121718361 gene encoding acylphosphatase-2 isoform X3 has protein sequence MYTEDHGKKLGVNGWVKNTRQGTVIGQVQGPPDKVKEMKAWLSRVGSPSSRIDRAEFTNEKVISKLEIHGFGTRY, from the exons ATG TATACTGAGGACCATGGCAAAAAGCTGGGCGTTAATGGCTGGGTGAAGAATACTCGACAGGGAACGGTGATCGGTCAGGTGCAGGGCCCACCGGACAAGGTCAAAGAGAT GAAGGCGTGGCTGAGCAGAGTGGGCAGTCCCAGCTCCCGCATCGACCGTGCCGAGTTCACCAATGAGAAGGTCATTTCCAAACTGGAGATCCACGGCTTCGGCACCCGTTATTAA